Genomic DNA from Acuticoccus sp. MNP-M23:
CGTCATAGCAAAGGCTGTCAGCGTCTGGTTGCCGCCAATCAGGATTGCGAACAAGCCGATGATGAAGCTGCCGGCCACGTTGACGGTAAAGGTCGCCGCCGGAAGATGGGTGCCCAGAAACTCCGCCAGCGTGACAGACAGCCAGAAGCGCATGGACGCGCCGATGGCACCGCCAAGGGCGACCAGAAGCCCGATCGCAATGGGACTGATATTGCCGGGCATCGGGGTCCTCAGCCGGCTGCGGGGTGGGCGTCTTCGGCCTTGGCGGGTGCCTCGTCCTTGGACCACTTCTTCACGCCGCTGTCGTATTCCTTGTCGATGGTGCCCATCACGCGGTCCCAGAACGAGAAGAAGTTCGCGTAATTGGTCTTGAAGTGGGAGTGGTGCTGATCGTGGAACAGCGTGCACACCATCGGTGAGGGAATCCGCGTCCACTTCGAGGCCGCGAATTCGAAGCCGCAATGGCCGATCATGCCGTTGAAGTGGTCGTACAGACGGTGAACAATGAGCACCACCGCCGGGATCGGCAGGATCAGCGGCGCCCAGAGATAATAGCTCTGCATCACGAACGCATCGACGATGGTGTCGGAATAGTTCGACCACACCGTGGGGGCCACGGAGCGGTGGTGGAACTGGTGATGCTTGTAGAGCGGCGGCCAGTGCATCAGCCGGTGGCCCCAGTAGAACCACGTGTCGAACGCCACGATGGAAACCGCGAACATCAGCGGCACCGACCACCACGACAGGTCGAGCGGCGCAAACAGCGTCCACCCGCGATACTGCGCATAAAGGCCGGCAGCCAGACAGAAGCACGTTGCGGTGAGCGACCACGCGCTCTGGCGGATCTCCTTCCACTTGCGCTTCTCACCGCGCCGGCTCGCCTGAATGCGCCGCTCCGGATAGCGGTGGATATAAAGCTGAACCACAATCCCGAAGCCGATGTAGAGAGCAAAGGTCACGGCCCAGACCACGGCCCACAGCGTCAGGAACTCAACCAGAGAAGACATCACTCACCGTTCGCTTTCGTCTGCGCCGACGCACCGGCGCGTTGTGCCCGCTTGGCACGCGTTTCTCGCAATCGCTCTTTGAAGCTATCTTCTATACCCCGAGCGGTCGGTTCATAGAAGACTTGATCGTCCAGACCATCTGGAAAATAGCGCTGGCCGGACAGGGCCTCGGGGCTGTCGTGGTCATATTCGTAACCGGCGCCGTAGCCCTCCTCGCGCATGAACTTGGTGGGCGCGGGCAGGATGTGGGCCGGTGGCGGCATGGATGGCGCCTCCTTCACGAACCGGCGGGCGGCCTTGTAGGCGGTATAGGCAGCATTCGATTTGGGCGCGAGCGCCAGATAGATCGTCAGCTCGCCAAGCGCCAGCTCCCCCTCGGGCGAGCCCAGAAAGTCGTAATTGTCCTTGGCGGCCATGGCGAGGGTCAGCGCATGGGGATCGGCCAGGCCGATGTCTTCCGTCGCCATCCGCGCAAGGCGGCGGGCGAGATAGAGCGGGTCTTCCCCGCCCTCCAGCATCCGGCAGAGATAGTAGAGCGCTGCATCGGGGTCCGACCCGCGGACCGACTTGTGCAGCGCCGAGATGAGGTTGTAGTGGCCGTCGCGGTCCTTGTCGTGGACCGGGGCACGCTTTTGCAGAAGGCCCTGCAGATCGTCGGCCGACAGGCGCTCTTCCGGCGCTGCCACGCGGTAGACTTCTTCGGCCAGGGTGAGGATGGCGCGGCCATCGCCATCGGCCATGCGGATGAGGCTGTCGCGCGCCTCATCGCTGAGCGGCAGCGGACCGCGTTCGCCCTCGGCGCGGGTGAGGAGCGTGCCCAGTGCATCAGCCTCCAGCGCGCGGAAGGTCAGCACCTGCGCGCGGGACATCAGCGCCGCGTTGAGCTCGAAGGACGGATTTTCGGTGGTGGCGCCGATCAGCGTGATGGTGCCGTCTTCCATCACGGGCAGGAACGCGTCCTGCTGGGCCCGGTTGAAGCGGTGGATCTCGTCCACGAACAGCAGCGTGCCACGGCCGACGGCGCGGGAATGGCGCGCGCGCTCGAACACCTTCTTCAGGTCCGCAACGCCGGTGAAGATGGCGGAGACCTGCACGAATTCCAGCTTCACGCGGGCCGCCATCAAGCGCGCCAGCGTGGTCTTGCCGGTGCCGGGCGGGCCCCAGAACACCAGAGAACCGATCTCCTCGCCGCGCAGGATGCGGGTCAGCCGCCCGTCGGGTCCCAGAAGATGCGGCTGGCCGACGATCTCGTCCAGCGACTGCGGCCGCAGCGCATCGGCCAGTGGCCGCGGGGCCGCCTTTTCCAGCCCGGCTGCCTCGAACAGGCTCATCTGCCCAGCACCAGGCTCAGCTTCTGGCCGTCCCGCTCGATGATGATGTCCCAATAGCGCTGGCGCCGCATGGTGATGGCGTCGAGCGCCTCGGTCGTCTCAATCTTGCGGCCGTTGATTTCCAAGACGATGTCGCCGCGCTTGAACCCAACGCGCTCGGCAATCGACGCGCGGTCCACCTTGGCCAGTGCAACCCCCTCGGCGGAAAGCTCCATGTTGAGCTCGTCTGCAACCTTGGGCGAAAGGTTCATCACCACAGAGCCGGCAAAGGGCGATCCGCCATCGAGGCGCCGCTCGTCCCGCGCGACGGTTTCGGGCGGGACTTCCAGCGCCAGCGCGAACGTGCGGACTTCGCCGCCGCGCAACACCTCGATATCCACCGTGCCCGACACGCCGCGGGTGGCAAACAGATAGCCGAACGTGTCGTGATCGCTGACATCCTCGCCGGCAAGGCCGACCACGATATCGCCAACACGAATGCCCGCCTCCTGCGCCGGACCGTCCTTCATGACGCTGACCACCAGCACGCCGCTCACCCGCTTCAGCGCATATTGCTCGGCAAGCTCCCGCGTCATGTTCTGAAGGCGTGCGCCGAACCAGGGGCGCTCGACCCGCCGCCCCTCGGCGGCTGAGCTGACGACAAGGTTCACCATGTCCGCCGGAATGGCGAAGCCGATGCCGTTGGACCCGCCGGAACGGCTGTAGATGGCGGTGTTGATCCCGATCAGACGGCCCGCCATGTCGATGAGTGCGCCGCCGGAATTGCCGGGGTTGATGGCAGCGTCGGTCTGGATGAAGAAGCGATAGTCGGTGACGCCGACCTGCGTGCGGGCGACTGCCGATACGATCCCCTGCGTCACCGTCTGGCCGACGCCGAAGGGGTTGCCGATGGCAAGCACCAGGTCACCCACCTCAAGCCCGTTGGTGGGCGCGAATTCGACCGCGGGAAACGGGCCATCGGCCTCGATCTTCAGGATCGCAAGGTCCGTCCGCTCGTCCTTGAGGATGAGCGTTGCGCCATACTCGCGCCGGTCGTTGAAGCTGACCGTCATCTCCTTGGCATTGCCGACAACGTGGGCGTTGGTGACAACGAGGCCGGACGGGTCGACGATTACGCCCGAGCCCACCGCCGATGTCTGCCGCTGCTGCCGCCGGCGGCCGAAGAACCGCTCCAGAAACGGGTCGCCCTGGTAGACGTTGCGCCCCTCGCCAGTGTCGGCCACCTGAACGTTGACCACGGCGGGCGCCGCGGCTTTTACCACCGACGCGAAGCTGAGCGAGATTTCCGCCCGCGAGGCTGGCACATCCTGCGCCGCGGCAGCGAGCGGCAAGGCCGCGATGGCGAGGGCAATGACGATACGCAGCATGCTTTGTGCCTTCTGGATGCGCCGGTTTTCCGGATTGGTCGCACAATGGGGATGGCGCCCGCGCCGCGCAACCCGCTTGCGCTCGCGCCAGCCATGCGCCCCACAGCAAGGCGCTGCCAGAACCGCCAGTGCGCGAAAACCAGCGGATGAGCACGCACAATTGCTTTCGGCAGTAGCGCGACCGGCGCCCGGTCGGCTATGCGTCTCCCCGCGCAAGACATGAGGTTCCGCGATGGATAGCCCTTCCCCGACCCGGCCACCGTTGCGCCATGTGTTGTCCTCGGCCCAGTTCGACCGGCCATTTCTCGACTATCTGGTCACGCTGACCACAACCATCCGCCGGTTCGACAAGAGCCGCGAGGGCATGGTGTACCTCCAGAGCCTGCTCGCTCACAAAAGGGCGATGCTCTACTTCACCCAGCCGTCCACGCGCACGTTCCTGTCGTTCCAGTCCGCCTGCCACATTCTGGGGATCACCGCGTCCGAGATCCGGGATGCGTCCACCTCATCGGAGCGCAAGGGCGAGAGCGTCGAAGATTCTCTGCGCACCTTCTCGTCCTACGTCGACCTCATCATCATGCGCTCGCCGATCCCGCGCCTTTGCGAGCGGATCGCAACCATGCTGGACGAAACGCCGCGACCGGTGCCGATCATCAATGCCGGTTCCGGGCCGGACGAGCACCCGACACAGGCCCTCCTCGACATTTACACCCTGTCGCGCAGCCTGCGGCTGGAAGGCGGCATCGAGGGCAAGACCATATGCATGGTCGGCGACTTGAAGCGCGGCCGTACGGTCCGCTCGCTCGCTCGCCTTCTGATCAACTACCCGGGCGTCAAGATCCTGTTCGCGTCGCCGCCCGCCTTTCGGATCGAAGAGGATCTGCGCGCCGACCTCAAGGCCGCCAACGTCGATTTTGAGGAAACCACCGCGTTCGAAAGCGCCATTGCCGCGGCCGATGCAATCTACATGACGCGCATCCAGGACGAGTACGACGCGCCGGGCGCCGTCCGGTCGGACGATCACAGCGCCTATCACCTGACGGCGGGCCACCTGCCGCAGCTGAAGAAAAGCTGCGCGATCCTTCACCCCCTGCCGCGCCGCAACGAGCTGGACCCGGCCATCGACCAGGACCCGCGCGCCAAATACTGGCGGCAGGAGCGCAACGGGATGTGGGTGCGCGTGGCACTGTTGACGATCCTGTGCGGGATCGACGACCGGGTGCAGCTCCCCGAACTCTGAGGCGCTGCACCCGGCGGCGAACTAGGCGGCCACCTGCCAGCTTTCGCGCGTGGTGGCGGCGAGCGATTTCGCCAGCGCATCGCGGTCGAGAGCGGCGCAATAGGCCGGCCGATCGCGCTCGAAACGCCAGCCTTCCGCGAGCGGCCCCGCGTCGTATGCGTCGTAACCAAGCGCGTCCATCAGCGCGGCGACCTCCGCCTTTGCGGCCTCATCGTCCCCCGCAATCGGGATTGCACGCCGGTCCGGCGCGCCCGATTTCCGGGCGTCGCGGTGAAAATCGATCATCATGATCGAGTTGAACGCCTTGACCACGCGGGCACCGGGCAGCGCCGACGCAAGCATCTCGCTGGTGGTCTCGGCGCCGGTGTCGAGCGCCGGAATAGCGCCATCTCTCCCGGGGTAGTAGTTGATCGCGTCGATCACGATCTTGCCACGGAGCGCGTCCGCCGGAAGGCTGCGGCAGGCCGTCAGCGGCACCGCTGCAATCACCAGCTCGCCGAACTTTGCCGCATCCTCGGCAGTGCCCACCTCGGCACCCAGGATGTTCTTCAGGCTGAAGAGCGTTTCAGGCGACCGCGAGTTGGCAATCATCACCTCGTGGCCCGCCGCAATGGCCGCCTCGCCGAGAATGCGGCCGACGAAGCCTGCGCCCAGAATTCCGATTTTCATGTCTGTGTCCCTCTGTGTGAAGAGACTATGATTGCGTGCGAAATAGAGATAAATGGCGCAAATCACTGGGCAGAAACAACGGAGCGTTGGGAATGGATCGACTGACCAGCATGGGCGTCTTCGTGAAGGCGGTGGATCTCGGCTCCTTCGCATCGGCGGCCTCGGCGACGGGCCTCTCCGCACAGATGGTCGCCAAGCACGTGGCGCGGCTGGAAGATCGGCTCGGCACCACACTCCTCAACCGCACCACAAGGCGCCAGAACCTGACCGACGTGGGGCGAGCCTACTACGAGCGGTGCAAGCACATTCTGGCGGAGACCGAGGCGGCCGACGCCATTGCCCAGGAGATGCACCGGCGTCCCCACGGGCTCCTGCGGATCAGCGCGCCGGTGAGCTTCGGCACCCGCTGTCTCGGCCCGGTGATGACTGCGTATCTGGCAAGGCACGAGGGGGTGGAGACCGAAGTGACCCTCAGCGATCGCTACGTGGATGCCATGGAAGACGGCTTTGACGTTCTGATCCGCATTGGCGCGGTCAACGGCACCGCGCTGATTGCAACGCCGCTGCGGCCCTACAAGATGATTGCCTGCGCATCGCCGGCATACGTCGAGGCGCGCGGCATGCCGCAGGCGCCGTCCGAGCTCGCGGCGCACGATTGCCTCGACTATGCGTACTGGTCGCCATCGGTGCCATGCCGCTGGGTGTTTTCGCGGGACGGCACGTCGACCGAAGCGAAGGTGAGCGGGCGCCTGCGCAGCAATGACTGGGGCACCCTCCTCCATGCAGCGCGCGAAGGGTTCGGCATTGTGCTGGGGCCGGAGCTGGTTCTCGCGGACGAGATCTCGTCTGGACGGCTCGTGCGCGTGCTGCCGCACCACGAAGGGCCCGCCCGTCCGATGAACGCCCTTACGCCCGCCAACCGGCGGCCGACCGCCAAGGTGCGCACATTTGTGGACGCGCTGGTCGCCGCGTTCGGCTGACTGGCGCCGGGCTCAGAACGCCTGCCGCTCGATGTCTTCCGGCGGCTCGTGGATTTCGAGGAGGCGGTCCAGGAACGCGTGGGCCCAGGTGGTCGCGGTGTTGGTCATGACCTTGTCGTTGAGGATCTCGAAACGCTCCTTGCGCTCCTCCAGCGGCATCTGGATTGCGGTGCGCAGCGCCTCTGCCATCTCGTCGATGGAATAGGGGTTCACGATCACCGCCTCGCTCATCTCCTCCGCCGCGCCGGCGAAGCGGGACAGCACCAGAACGCCCGGATTCTCTGGGTCCTGCGCGGCAATATATTCCTTCGCAACCAGGTTCATCCCGTCGCGCAGCGGCGTGACGAGGCCGACGGCCGAGCCGCGGTAGATGCCGGCCAGCGAGCGGCGCGGGAACGAGCGGGTGATGAAGTGGATCGGCGTCCAGTCAAGGTCGGAGAAGCGGCCGTTGATGCGGCCGGACAGGCCTTCCAGCAACCGCTGGATCTGCGAGTAGGCGCGCACCTCGGAGCGGGACGGCGGCGCAATCTGGAGCAGCGAGACCTCGCCCTTATGCTCGGGGTAAAGCTCCAGCAGGCGCTCGAACGCGGTGAAGCGTTCCGGCAGACCCTTGGAATAGTCGATCCGGTCGACGCCGACGATCTGCTTGCGGTCGTCCAGCTCGGCGCGAACGAGGGCAAGGTTCTCGCCGCCCTCCTTGGATTCGGGGAACTTGGAGAAAGCCTCCGCGTCGATCCCAATGGGGAAGGCTGCGGCGTGGACGCGGCGATCCATGGCGGCGATCGCGCCATCGTCCTCGCGCGAGCCGCCCACCTCTTCGAACAGGTAACGCTCGAACGCTGCGAGGTGGTTGGTGGTCTGAAAGCCGATGAGATCGTACGACAGCATCGCGTGCACGATCTTCTTGTGGTTGGGCAGCGCGGTCAGCACTTCGGGCACCGGGAACGGGATGTGCAGGAAGAAGCCGATGGGGTTTTTGACCCCGGCGGCGCGCAGCATCTCGCCCAGAAGGAAGAAGTGGTAGTCCTGCACCCAGATGATGTCATCGGGCCGCAGGAGCGGCACGAGGCGGGCGGCAAACCGCTCGTTGACGCGGCGGTAGCCCTCCTCCAGGCGGCGGTCGAAGTCGGTCAGGTCGAGGCGGTAGTGGAGCGTCGGCCACAGCGCGCGGTTGGCAAAGCCTGCGTAGAATTCATCGTAGTCCACCTGCGCCACGTCGATCGTGGCGGTGGAGACGGTGCCTTCCTCGGTGAATTTCAGCGCGCCGTAAGTGCCCTGCTCGGAGACCTCACCGGACCAGCCGAACCACAAGCCACCCCGCTCGCGCAACACGTCGACCAGCGCGACGGCAAGCCCGCCGGCGCGGCCGGTGTCCGTGAGAGGCCCAACCCGGTTGGACACGATGACGATGCGATTCATGACTCCCAGTGCCTCTAGATCTGCTACGGCGCGGCCGTGTCTCTTCAGATTACCTTATCCCACCGGCGGGACAGGCGTACAGCACCGTTAATGATGCCAACCATCGAATAGGTCTGCGGGAAGTTGCCCCACAACTGATTCGTGTGCGGATCCACGTCCTCCGAGAGAAGTCCGAGGTGGTTGCGGCAGGACAGCATCGTTTCGTAGATTTCGCGGGCTTCGTCACGCCGATCCATCCGGCCCAGCGCATCGATGTACCAGAAGGTGCACACGTTGAACGCGACTTCGGGGCGACCGAAATCATCCGCTGCATCGTAACGGTAAAGGTGGTTGCCGCGGCGCAGCCGCTCGCCGATCCGCTCGACGGTCGCGACGAAACGGGGATCGTGCACGTCGAGGAAGCCGACTTCGGCCATCAGCAGAAGCGAGGCATCGAGGCTCTCGCCGCCGAAGCTTTCGACAAAGGCGCCAACCTCTTCGTTCCACGCTTCCTTGCAGATCTTGGCGTGCACCTCGTCGGCACGGGCGCGCCAGTGCTTTGGGCTGAGGCCA
This window encodes:
- a CDS encoding NADPH-dependent F420 reductase is translated as MKIGILGAGFVGRILGEAAIAAGHEVMIANSRSPETLFSLKNILGAEVGTAEDAAKFGELVIAAVPLTACRSLPADALRGKIVIDAINYYPGRDGAIPALDTGAETTSEMLASALPGARVVKAFNSIMMIDFHRDARKSGAPDRRAIPIAGDDEAAKAEVAALMDALGYDAYDAGPLAEGWRFERDRPAYCAALDRDALAKSLAATTRESWQVAA
- a CDS encoding LysR family transcriptional regulator, whose protein sequence is MDRLTSMGVFVKAVDLGSFASAASATGLSAQMVAKHVARLEDRLGTTLLNRTTRRQNLTDVGRAYYERCKHILAETEAADAIAQEMHRRPHGLLRISAPVSFGTRCLGPVMTAYLARHEGVETEVTLSDRYVDAMEDGFDVLIRIGAVNGTALIATPLRPYKMIACASPAYVEARGMPQAPSELAAHDCLDYAYWSPSVPCRWVFSRDGTSTEAKVSGRLRSNDWGTLLHAAREGFGIVLGPELVLADEISSGRLVRVLPHHEGPARPMNALTPANRRPTAKVRTFVDALVAAFG
- the crcB gene encoding fluoride efflux transporter CrcB; translated protein: MPGNISPIAIGLLVALGGAIGASMRFWLSVTLAEFLGTHLPAATFTVNVAGSFIIGLFAILIGGNQTLTAFAMTGILGGFTTFSTFSLETVRLLEEGRIVHGLAYAGASVVTCVIAAALGMAAARALS
- a CDS encoding sterol desaturase family protein; its protein translation is MSSLVEFLTLWAVVWAVTFALYIGFGIVVQLYIHRYPERRIQASRRGEKRKWKEIRQSAWSLTATCFCLAAGLYAQYRGWTLFAPLDLSWWSVPLMFAVSIVAFDTWFYWGHRLMHWPPLYKHHQFHHRSVAPTVWSNYSDTIVDAFVMQSYYLWAPLILPIPAVVLIVHRLYDHFNGMIGHCGFEFAASKWTRIPSPMVCTLFHDQHHSHFKTNYANFFSFWDRVMGTIDKEYDSGVKKWSKDEAPAKAEDAHPAAG
- a CDS encoding replication-associated recombination protein A → MSLFEAAGLEKAAPRPLADALRPQSLDEIVGQPHLLGPDGRLTRILRGEEIGSLVFWGPPGTGKTTLARLMAARVKLEFVQVSAIFTGVADLKKVFERARHSRAVGRGTLLFVDEIHRFNRAQQDAFLPVMEDGTITLIGATTENPSFELNAALMSRAQVLTFRALEADALGTLLTRAEGERGPLPLSDEARDSLIRMADGDGRAILTLAEEVYRVAAPEERLSADDLQGLLQKRAPVHDKDRDGHYNLISALHKSVRGSDPDAALYYLCRMLEGGEDPLYLARRLARMATEDIGLADPHALTLAMAAKDNYDFLGSPEGELALGELTIYLALAPKSNAAYTAYKAARRFVKEAPSMPPPAHILPAPTKFMREEGYGAGYEYDHDSPEALSGQRYFPDGLDDQVFYEPTARGIEDSFKERLRETRAKRAQRAGASAQTKANGE
- a CDS encoding trehalose-6-phosphate synthase, encoding MNRIVIVSNRVGPLTDTGRAGGLAVALVDVLRERGGLWFGWSGEVSEQGTYGALKFTEEGTVSTATIDVAQVDYDEFYAGFANRALWPTLHYRLDLTDFDRRLEEGYRRVNERFAARLVPLLRPDDIIWVQDYHFFLLGEMLRAAGVKNPIGFFLHIPFPVPEVLTALPNHKKIVHAMLSYDLIGFQTTNHLAAFERYLFEEVGGSREDDGAIAAMDRRVHAAAFPIGIDAEAFSKFPESKEGGENLALVRAELDDRKQIVGVDRIDYSKGLPERFTAFERLLELYPEHKGEVSLLQIAPPSRSEVRAYSQIQRLLEGLSGRINGRFSDLDWTPIHFITRSFPRRSLAGIYRGSAVGLVTPLRDGMNLVAKEYIAAQDPENPGVLVLSRFAGAAEEMSEAVIVNPYSIDEMAEALRTAIQMPLEERKERFEILNDKVMTNTATTWAHAFLDRLLEIHEPPEDIERQAF
- a CDS encoding Do family serine endopeptidase, which encodes MLRIVIALAIAALPLAAAAQDVPASRAEISLSFASVVKAAAPAVVNVQVADTGEGRNVYQGDPFLERFFGRRRQQRQTSAVGSGVIVDPSGLVVTNAHVVGNAKEMTVSFNDRREYGATLILKDERTDLAILKIEADGPFPAVEFAPTNGLEVGDLVLAIGNPFGVGQTVTQGIVSAVARTQVGVTDYRFFIQTDAAINPGNSGGALIDMAGRLIGINTAIYSRSGGSNGIGFAIPADMVNLVVSSAAEGRRVERPWFGARLQNMTRELAEQYALKRVSGVLVVSVMKDGPAQEAGIRVGDIVVGLAGEDVSDHDTFGYLFATRGVSGTVDIEVLRGGEVRTFALALEVPPETVARDERRLDGGSPFAGSVVMNLSPKVADELNMELSAEGVALAKVDRASIAERVGFKRGDIVLEINGRKIETTEALDAITMRRQRYWDIIIERDGQKLSLVLGR